In one Desulfoferula mesophila genomic region, the following are encoded:
- a CDS encoding ATP synthase subunit I has protein sequence MSATAIKSSGPTGVFLRQVITRALLFALGAALILTLIGQASWARGVALGALASAGNFLAMAWLLPRALDPAQRRGQAFTVLSVALRFGLMAAALAVALSMPQRVAPLAAAAGLFTVQFTLLSDRLLGGRLLGITSESR, from the coding sequence TTGAGCGCAACGGCGATCAAGAGTAGCGGCCCCACCGGCGTGTTTCTGCGCCAGGTGATCACGCGCGCGCTGCTTTTCGCTTTGGGCGCGGCCCTCATCCTCACCCTGATCGGCCAAGCCTCCTGGGCCCGGGGCGTGGCCCTGGGCGCCCTGGCCTCGGCGGGCAACTTCCTGGCCATGGCCTGGCTTCTGCCGCGGGCCCTGGACCCGGCCCAGCGCCGGGGGCAGGCCTTCACCGTGCTTTCGGTGGCCCTTCGTTTCGGTCTCATGGCCGCGGCCCTGGCCGTGGCCCTGTCCATGCCCCAGCGGGTGGCCCCCCTGGCCGCCGCCGCGGGCCTTTTTACGGTTCAGTTCACCTTGTTGAGCGACCGCCTCCTGGGCGGCCGTTTGCTGGGTATTACCTCGGAGAGCAGGTAG
- a CDS encoding ATP synthase F0 subunit B, giving the protein MKALHLMTALALVALALLLGWAEPALAAKHHVVPTWKVWWDWGWKIVNFLVLAFLIYKMAKKPLKEFFAGSRAKVAAELEEVNQAKAEAEAQLKLIQEKTATMAQELAGYEESLGQLAERDRQRMIEEAREASEMIMERAGLQADMALHHARRELAHEIVELAAELAESKLKEAVGKQDQDSFLDKFTSGALTARSGAL; this is encoded by the coding sequence GTGAAAGCCTTGCATCTGATGACAGCCCTGGCTCTGGTGGCACTGGCGCTGTTGCTGGGTTGGGCCGAGCCGGCCCTGGCCGCCAAGCACCACGTGGTGCCCACCTGGAAAGTCTGGTGGGACTGGGGCTGGAAGATCGTCAACTTCCTGGTGCTGGCCTTCTTGATCTACAAGATGGCCAAGAAGCCTCTGAAGGAGTTCTTCGCCGGCTCCAGGGCCAAGGTGGCCGCTGAGCTGGAAGAGGTGAACCAGGCCAAGGCCGAGGCCGAGGCCCAGCTTAAGCTCATCCAGGAAAAGACCGCCACGATGGCCCAAGAGCTGGCCGGCTACGAAGAGTCCTTGGGCCAGCTGGCCGAGCGCGACCGCCAGCGCATGATCGAAGAGGCCCGCGAGGCCTCGGAGATGATCATGGAGCGGGCCGGGTTGCAGGCCGATATGGCCCTGCACCACGCCCGTCGGGAGCTGGCCCACGAGATCGTGGAGTTGGCCGCCGAGCTGGCCGAGAGCAAGCTCAAGGAGGCCGTGGGCAAGCAGGACCAAGATAGCTTCCTGGATAAGTTCACCTCCGGTGCCCTGACCGCCCGAAGCGGAGCCTTGTAA
- the ccsB gene encoding c-type cytochrome biogenesis protein CcsB: MSTTLHWITLIAYVVGSLISLGFLIRQRQGLYRMGLALLWVGFGLHTLALAAAWVEGGVLPATSLRQSLDVFSWALMGAVLVVNLSLEVKILGALVGPICVLLMLAASVLPAVPVVKTAAFKSAWVIVHVVSIMAGYGLLALTCLGGVLYLAQDRALRAKTMGPVFKRLPSLSRLDSLSQSSLLAGFLLMTIGLISGAVYAQMALGSYWRWDPKEVWALITWLLYAALLHTRLVQGWRGRRGAWLSVAAFAALVVTFLGAGLLMPGYHSFSSMADLGGPRP, encoded by the coding sequence ATGAGCACCACCCTGCATTGGATAACCCTGATTGCCTACGTGGTGGGTTCGCTCATCTCCCTGGGCTTTCTTATCCGCCAGCGCCAGGGGCTCTACCGCATGGGCCTGGCCCTGTTGTGGGTGGGCTTCGGCCTGCACACCCTGGCCCTGGCCGCCGCCTGGGTGGAGGGCGGGGTGTTGCCCGCCACCAGCCTGCGCCAGTCCCTGGACGTGTTCTCCTGGGCCCTCATGGGCGCGGTGCTGGTGGTGAACCTCAGCCTGGAGGTGAAGATCCTGGGCGCCCTGGTGGGGCCCATCTGCGTGCTGCTCATGCTGGCCGCCTCGGTGTTGCCGGCGGTGCCGGTGGTCAAGACCGCCGCCTTCAAGAGCGCCTGGGTCATCGTGCACGTGGTAAGCATCATGGCCGGTTACGGCCTATTGGCCCTCACCTGCCTGGGCGGGGTGCTCTACCTGGCTCAGGACAGGGCGCTGAGGGCCAAGACCATGGGCCCGGTGTTCAAGCGCCTGCCCAGCCTGAGCCGCCTGGATTCGCTCAGCCAGTCCAGCCTGCTGGCCGGTTTTCTGCTCATGACCATCGGGCTCATCTCCGGGGCGGTCTACGCCCAGATGGCCCTGGGCTCCTACTGGCGCTGGGACCCCAAGGAGGTGTGGGCCCTGATCACCTGGCTGCTCTACGCCGCGCTCTTGCACACCCGCCTGGTGCAGGGCTGGCGGGGCCGCCGGGGGGCCTGGCTGTCGGTGGCCGCCTTCGCGGCCCTGGTGGTCACCTTCCTGGGCGCGGGCCTGTTGATGCCCGGCTACCACAGTTTCAGCTCCATGGCCGACCTGGGAGGACCCCGCCCGTGA
- a CDS encoding precorrin-2 dehydrogenase/sirohydrochlorin ferrochelatase family protein, producing MPFYPALLDLSGRLVLLVGGGRVAARKLASLLEAGARVRLVTPALCQEARELAGLEGVELIERGFEPGDVEGAWLVISATDDEDLNRSVAVAAEAARVFVNVVDVPPMCSFIVPAVVRRGELTLAVSTGGASPAAARRLRQGLQAQFGPEWADYLAILRAARQKLTAQGRPAAENRPLFYQLVDSQLMERVRAGDAAGVDEVMRAVLGPGFTLKELGQSLGRDAAREREGA from the coding sequence TTGCCCTTTTATCCCGCCCTGTTGGATCTGAGCGGCCGCCTGGTTTTGCTGGTGGGCGGCGGCCGGGTGGCCGCGCGCAAGCTGGCCTCGCTCTTGGAGGCCGGGGCGCGGGTGCGCCTGGTGACCCCGGCGTTGTGCCAAGAGGCCCGCGAGCTGGCCGGGCTTGAGGGTGTGGAGCTGATAGAGCGCGGGTTTGAGCCGGGGGACGTAGAGGGGGCCTGGCTGGTGATCTCGGCCACCGACGACGAAGATCTCAACCGGTCGGTGGCCGTGGCCGCCGAGGCGGCGAGGGTGTTCGTCAACGTGGTGGACGTGCCGCCCATGTGCTCCTTCATCGTGCCCGCGGTGGTGCGCCGGGGCGAGCTCACCCTGGCGGTGAGCACCGGCGGGGCCAGCCCGGCGGCGGCCCGCCGCCTGCGCCAGGGCTTGCAGGCCCAGTTCGGCCCCGAGTGGGCCGACTATCTGGCCATCCTTAGGGCGGCGCGCCAAAAGCTCACCGCCCAGGGACGCCCGGCGGCCGAGAATCGGCCCCTGTTCTACCAATTGGTGGACTCACAGCTGATGGAGCGGGTGCGGGCGGGCGACGCCGCCGGAGTGGACGAGGTGATGCGCGCGGTGCTGGGGCCGGGCTTCACGCTGAAAGAGTTGGGCCAAAGCCTGGGCCGAGACGCCGCCCGGGAGAGGGAGGGGGCATGA
- the atpE gene encoding ATP synthase F0 subunit C, with amino-acid sequence MAIEGADLVRAAALMGAGIAMGLGAIGPGVGEGFAAGKACEAIGRNPKEAGLLTRTMLVGQAVSESTGIYSLVVALLLIFVV; translated from the coding sequence ATGGCCATTGAAGGCGCGGATCTGGTGAGGGCGGCCGCTCTGATGGGCGCAGGTATCGCCATGGGCCTGGGCGCCATCGGCCCCGGCGTGGGCGAGGGTTTCGCCGCGGGTAAAGCATGCGAGGCCATCGGCCGCAACCCCAAGGAAGCGGGCCTGTTGACCCGCACCATGTTGGTGGGCCAGGCGGTCTCCGAGTCCACCGGCATCTACTCCCTGGTGGTGGCGCTGCTCTTGATCTTCGTGGTCTAG
- a CDS encoding ATP synthase F0 subunit B — protein MISINATLLVQIINLLVLIFILNRLMYKPISKMVAERTATLKGGLAEAVSLRAQAADTKADYKRQLDEGRLKVRERLDEVRRKTEGEARQVIDQAQAKAKDQTDQMVANIHKEMEQARGEIRAQAEGVAKQMAGRILGREVA, from the coding sequence ATGATCAGCATCAACGCAACGCTGCTGGTGCAGATCATCAACCTGTTGGTGCTTATCTTCATCCTCAACAGGTTGATGTATAAGCCCATCAGCAAGATGGTCGCCGAGCGGACGGCCACCTTGAAAGGCGGGCTGGCCGAGGCCGTGTCCCTGCGCGCGCAGGCGGCCGATACCAAGGCCGATTACAAACGCCAGTTGGACGAGGGCCGCCTGAAGGTGCGGGAACGGCTGGATGAGGTGCGCCGCAAGACCGAGGGCGAGGCGCGCCAGGTAATCGACCAGGCCCAAGCCAAGGCCAAAGACCAGACCGACCAGATGGTGGCCAACATCCACAAGGAAATGGAACAGGCCCGCGGCGAGATTCGGGCCCAGGCCGAAGGCGTGGCCAAGCAGATGGCCGGCCGCATCCTGGGTAGGGAGGTCGCGTGA
- a CDS encoding AAA family ATPase, which yields MAIITVSKEFAAGGRELARRLAGELGLRLVGREVLAELAKKLDMSEGEVELMHRGQENNLFKLVDEVFLHTVRRIAQKPEAALDDERYYAAVSEFVKGVAAQGDAIIVGWGGQYILADDPGAHHFRVVAPPAARAARLAKRENLSPEQAEAECRRQDGISASYVKHFFKRSWDDATAYKLVINHGALGYDLDRAIKIIQAAL from the coding sequence ATGGCCATAATCACCGTCAGCAAGGAATTCGCCGCCGGCGGGCGCGAGTTGGCCCGCCGCTTGGCCGGTGAGCTTGGCCTTCGCCTGGTCGGCCGCGAGGTCTTGGCCGAGCTGGCCAAAAAGCTGGACATGAGCGAAGGCGAAGTGGAGCTCATGCACCGGGGGCAGGAGAACAACCTGTTCAAGCTGGTGGACGAGGTGTTTTTGCACACCGTGCGGCGCATAGCCCAAAAGCCCGAGGCCGCCTTGGACGATGAGCGCTACTACGCGGCGGTGAGCGAGTTCGTCAAGGGAGTGGCCGCGCAGGGCGACGCGATCATCGTGGGCTGGGGCGGCCAGTACATCCTGGCCGACGACCCCGGGGCGCACCATTTCCGGGTGGTGGCCCCCCCGGCCGCGCGGGCCGCGCGCCTGGCCAAGCGCGAAAACCTCTCCCCGGAGCAGGCCGAGGCCGAGTGCCGCCGCCAGGACGGCATCTCCGCCAGCTACGTGAAACACTTTTTCAAGCGCTCCTGGGACGACGCCACCGCCTACAAGCTGGTGATCAACCACGGCGCCCTGGGCTACGACCTGGACCGGGCGATAAAGATCATCCAGGCCGCCCTCTAG
- the atpB gene encoding F0F1 ATP synthase subunit A, whose translation MNELTHIPHWYLNLGGMRLEFNAETLIMSWIVMAVLVAFGFMATRKLSFLPGSWQTLGEVMVNAFQGLVADALDEHNRKYFPMIITIFLFIWLSNMLGVIPGLSEPTKDLNTPLAYGLLGFIISHYAGIKTKGIKAYLNEYIQPMFFMAPLNIIGELSKVVSISFRLYGNIMGGSIIILVVSDLVYSLVLPPALNAFFGLFVGTIQAFVFTMLTLVYISVQTK comes from the coding sequence GTGAACGAGCTGACCCACATACCCCACTGGTATCTGAATCTGGGCGGCATGCGCCTGGAGTTCAACGCCGAGACCCTCATCATGTCCTGGATCGTGATGGCCGTGCTGGTGGCTTTCGGCTTCATGGCCACCCGCAAGCTGTCGTTTCTGCCGGGCTCCTGGCAGACCTTGGGCGAGGTGATGGTCAACGCCTTCCAGGGCCTGGTGGCCGACGCCCTGGACGAGCACAACCGCAAATACTTCCCCATGATCATCACCATCTTCCTGTTCATCTGGCTCAGCAACATGTTGGGGGTCATCCCGGGTCTCAGCGAGCCCACCAAAGACCTCAACACGCCGCTGGCGTACGGGCTTTTGGGTTTTATAATCTCCCACTACGCCGGCATAAAGACCAAGGGGATCAAGGCCTACCTCAACGAGTACATCCAGCCCATGTTCTTCATGGCGCCCCTGAACATCATCGGCGAGCTTTCCAAGGTGGTCTCCATCTCCTTCCGTCTCTACGGCAACATCATGGGCGGGTCCATCATCATCCTGGTGGTGAGCGACCTGGTCTACAGCCTGGTGCTGCCGCCGGCCTTGAACGCCTTTTTCGGGCTGTTCGTGGGGACCATCCAGGCCTTCGTGTTCACCATGTTGACCCTGGTCTATATCTCGGTTCAAACCAAGTAG